The following coding sequences lie in one Pelobacter seleniigenes DSM 18267 genomic window:
- a CDS encoding glyceraldehyde-3-phosphate dehydrogenase codes for MVDAKTDKYFKEWKEREAVAEAMTPLIGKLYRDHEVICTVFDRSLVNKPINDILRVHRFARQIIDREIWVKDTFPFLEAMADMDLAPGRVDLAKLFLRYQEQGGGDVRSFVGEQLKELNTGRSNQLSEPRDVVLYGFGRIGRLVARILIEQAGGGNKLRLRAAVVRKGGDDDLAKRASLLRRDSVHGHFNGTIRIEEEENAIIANGNMIRIIYADSPDQIDYTAYGIENAIIIDNTGKWRDREGLGLHLKAKGASQVLLTAPGKGDIPNIVFGVNNELLQPDATILSAASCTTNAIVPVLKAVSDKFGIEYGHVETCHSYTNDQNLIDNYHKKERRGRSAPLNMVITETGAAKAVAKALPELAGKLTGNAIRVPTPNVSLAILNLTLQQETTVEELNSYLRQMSLDSPLQDQIDYTNSPEAVSSDMVGSIYAGVVDSLATIVQGNRCVLYVWYDNEYGYSYQVVRIVGKVSGMNLQHWPK; via the coding sequence ATGGTCGATGCAAAAACGGATAAATATTTTAAAGAATGGAAAGAACGCGAAGCCGTAGCGGAGGCGATGACACCGCTGATCGGCAAGCTGTACCGCGACCACGAAGTCATCTGCACGGTCTTCGATCGCAGCCTGGTCAACAAACCGATCAATGACATCCTGCGGGTGCATCGCTTTGCCCGCCAGATCATCGATCGGGAAATCTGGGTCAAGGACACCTTCCCCTTTCTTGAAGCCATGGCGGACATGGACCTGGCTCCCGGCCGGGTTGACCTTGCCAAACTGTTCCTCCGCTATCAGGAGCAGGGTGGTGGCGACGTCAGAAGTTTTGTCGGCGAACAGCTCAAGGAGCTCAATACCGGCAGGAGCAATCAGCTCAGCGAACCACGCGATGTCGTGCTCTACGGATTCGGTCGCATCGGCCGGCTGGTGGCCCGAATTCTCATTGAACAGGCCGGCGGCGGCAATAAACTGCGCCTGCGGGCGGCGGTTGTCCGCAAGGGCGGAGATGACGATCTGGCCAAACGCGCCAGCCTGTTGCGCCGCGACTCGGTGCACGGACACTTCAACGGCACCATCCGGATTGAAGAAGAAGAGAACGCCATTATTGCCAACGGCAATATGATCCGCATCATCTATGCCGACAGTCCGGACCAGATTGACTACACCGCCTACGGCATCGAAAACGCCATCATTATCGACAACACCGGCAAGTGGCGCGACCGCGAAGGGCTAGGCCTGCACCTTAAGGCCAAAGGGGCCAGCCAAGTGCTGTTGACCGCCCCGGGCAAGGGGGACATTCCCAACATTGTTTTTGGTGTCAACAATGAGCTCCTGCAACCCGATGCCACCATTCTCTCTGCGGCTAGCTGCACCACCAACGCCATTGTCCCGGTCCTAAAAGCGGTCAGTGACAAGTTCGGGATCGAATACGGCCATGTCGAAACCTGCCACAGCTATACCAACGACCAGAACCTGATCGACAATTACCATAAAAAAGAACGTCGCGGTCGTAGCGCCCCGTTGAATATGGTCATTACCGAGACCGGCGCCGCCAAGGCGGTGGCCAAGGCCCTCCCGGAACTGGCCGGCAAATTGACCGGCAATGCCATCAGGGTGCCGACCCCCAACGTCTCTCTGGCGATTCTGAACCTGACCCTGCAGCAGGAGACCACGGTGGAAGAACTCAACAGCTACCTCCGCCAGATGTCTCTCGATTCACCACTCCAGGATCAGATTGATTACACCAATTCTCCGGAGGCGGTCTCCAGTGATATGGTCGGCTCCATTTATGCCGGTGTCGTCGATTCCCTGGCAACGATTGTTCAAGGTAACCGCTGCGTGCTCTATGTCTGGTATGACAACGAATACGGCTACAGCTATCAGGTGGTCCGGATCGTCGGCAAAGTATCCGGCATGAACCTGCAACACTGGCCCAAATAG
- a CDS encoding J domain-containing protein, which produces MPQVTEAEVFRACRTLFGPELNLSQEFLAYLQPAGARSAYRKKAKVIHPDRFAVSAAALQAKHHRLFQDLNQAHQTVQDYLKQRTARDTRSSSSYSTVRPQPSRTRQEQPKWSQQNIPLPTRPLQFGMFLYHLKIIPFDALISAIIWQRRQRPNLGDIAKRWGWLDDAGVRKVLHTRSGLSKFGEKAIQLELLTQRQVNTLLFYQRSLQKPLGFFFVEQGYFDETTMQQLVQRQAEHNRTYGQGFANQHYYWHRK; this is translated from the coding sequence ATGCCACAGGTGACAGAAGCTGAAGTTTTTCGCGCGTGCCGGACGCTTTTCGGGCCTGAACTCAATCTCAGTCAAGAGTTTCTCGCCTATCTACAACCGGCAGGTGCCCGGTCGGCATATCGCAAAAAGGCCAAAGTCATCCACCCTGATCGTTTTGCCGTGTCCGCAGCGGCCCTGCAGGCCAAGCATCACCGTTTATTTCAGGATTTGAATCAGGCACATCAGACAGTCCAGGATTATTTGAAACAAAGAACTGCGCGAGACACGCGCAGCAGCTCAAGTTATTCCACGGTTCGCCCGCAGCCGTCCCGGACCAGGCAGGAGCAACCAAAATGGAGCCAACAAAACATTCCCCTGCCGACCCGCCCGCTGCAATTCGGAATGTTTCTGTACCATCTTAAAATCATCCCCTTCGATGCCTTGATTTCGGCAATTATCTGGCAACGCCGCCAGCGTCCGAACCTTGGTGACATCGCCAAACGCTGGGGATGGCTGGATGATGCGGGAGTCAGAAAAGTCCTGCATACCCGCAGCGGTTTGAGCAAATTCGGCGAGAAGGCAATCCAACTCGAACTGCTGACCCAAAGACAGGTCAACACCTTATTATTTTACCAACGTAGCTTGCAGAAACCGCTGGGATTCTTTTTTGTCGAGCAGGGCTATTTTGACGAAACCACCATGCAGCAACTGGTACAACGCCAGGCAGAGCATAACCGTACTTACGGTCAGGGTTTCGCCAATCAGCACTACTATTGGCATCGCAAGTAA
- the speD gene encoding adenosylmethionine decarboxylase, translated as MSAKRVSRPRRKPKIKLRGFNNLTKSLTFNIYDICYAQRPQARAEYLEYIDEEYNAERLTRILTEVAEIIGANILNISSQDYDPMGASVTILIAEEPIEPKPDIVLAHLDKSHLCIHTYPETDSKSGLSTFRVDIDVSTCGKISPLKALNHLISSFESDIVLMDYKVRGFTRDIKGRKHYIDHRIHSIQQYIRREIRELYQCVDINIYQENLFHTKMLLKDFDLNQYLFATTFEDLSQEERIKVKKILEQEMTEIFYSKNIY; from the coding sequence ATGAGTGCCAAAAGAGTATCCCGCCCCCGCCGCAAGCCAAAAATCAAGCTGCGCGGTTTCAATAATCTGACCAAAAGTCTGACTTTCAATATCTATGATATCTGCTATGCACAACGGCCCCAGGCCCGGGCGGAATATCTGGAATATATCGACGAAGAATACAACGCCGAACGGCTGACCAGGATTCTCACCGAAGTGGCCGAGATTATCGGTGCCAACATTCTGAACATTTCCAGCCAGGACTATGATCCCATGGGTGCATCAGTGACCATCCTGATTGCCGAAGAGCCCATTGAGCCGAAGCCGGATATCGTCCTGGCTCACCTGGACAAAAGTCACCTGTGTATCCACACCTACCCGGAAACTGATTCCAAATCGGGGTTATCTACCTTTCGGGTGGATATCGATGTCTCAACCTGCGGCAAAATCAGTCCGTTGAAAGCGCTCAATCACCTGATCTCCTCCTTTGAGTCGGACATTGTTCTGATGGACTACAAGGTGCGCGGCTTCACCCGGGACATCAAAGGTCGCAAACACTATATCGATCACCGCATCCACAGTATCCAGCAGTATATTCGCCGCGAAATCCGCGAACTTTACCAATGTGTCGATATCAACATTTATCAGGAAAACCTGTTTCACACCAAGATGCTGCTCAAGGACTTTGACCTGAACCAGTACCTTTTCGCGACCACCTTCGAGGATCTGTCGCAGGAAGAACGCATCAAAGTGAAAAAAATACTTGAGCAGGAGATGACGGAAATTTTCTATTCCAAAAATATTTACTGA
- the rpsU gene encoding 30S ribosomal protein S21 — translation MEITVIDGNVEKAIKVLKRKLQQEGLFREMKQRKFYEKPSIKRKRKEKEAQRRLRKKMRAMKRFS, via the coding sequence GTGGAAATCACTGTCATTGACGGGAACGTCGAAAAGGCGATTAAAGTCCTCAAGCGCAAATTGCAGCAGGAAGGCCTTTTTCGTGAAATGAAACAGCGTAAATTTTACGAAAAGCCGAGCATCAAGCGTAAGCGCAAAGAGAAAGAAGCTCAGCGCCGCCTGCGCAAGAAAATGCGCGCCATGAAGCGCTTCAGCTAA
- the rdgC gene encoding recombination-associated protein RdgC: MGFLASSASICYFQVSGNLDAQKKFTELPEQLSTEGFRSIENSAEELATGWVEMTDYDNGEFDTAQCWYDHFLCFTLRQDRRRIPAALLKRQISRLSAQFLAEKPDLKYVPKAEKEQIRDRARSQLLVKTLPSPSFYDVVWDTERQLLRFCSLGQTMIDSFQGLFHQTFPGLRLQLLHPFARAEKILPESQQERLQQVNQASTDSVLEQIEANRWLGNDFLLWLFYRTLNSDSRYQVSASGPLLEKQPFTAFLDNRLVLVGGGQEGVQKIVVAGPQDHYLEVKTALTQGKQIEEATLHFQHDEDNAWKLTLKGERFQFGSYRTPMIKPESSPDDDPQAEAVAAFLTKLAATEEGEQMFDSLLRDFLELRLGDGWQDLQGAIQTWLNE, translated from the coding sequence ATGGGCTTTCTGGCTTCCTCCGCGAGTATTTGCTATTTTCAGGTCAGCGGAAATCTTGATGCACAGAAAAAATTTACCGAGTTGCCGGAACAACTGAGCACCGAAGGTTTCCGCTCCATCGAAAACTCGGCTGAAGAACTGGCAACCGGTTGGGTTGAAATGACCGATTACGATAACGGCGAATTCGACACCGCCCAATGCTGGTATGATCACTTTCTGTGTTTCACCCTGCGCCAGGATCGCAGACGCATTCCGGCAGCGCTTTTGAAACGCCAGATCAGCAGGCTGAGCGCTCAGTTTCTGGCGGAAAAACCTGATCTGAAATATGTCCCAAAGGCCGAAAAAGAGCAGATCCGTGACCGTGCCCGTTCACAACTGCTGGTCAAGACCCTGCCGAGCCCCTCGTTTTATGATGTGGTCTGGGACACCGAGCGGCAACTGCTCCGCTTCTGCTCCCTGGGGCAGACCATGATCGACAGTTTCCAGGGGCTTTTTCACCAGACCTTTCCGGGACTGCGCCTGCAATTGCTCCATCCTTTCGCGCGGGCCGAAAAAATTCTCCCCGAGTCCCAGCAGGAACGCCTGCAACAGGTCAACCAGGCATCCACCGACAGTGTTCTGGAACAGATCGAAGCAAATCGCTGGCTGGGCAATGATTTTCTGCTCTGGTTGTTTTATCGCACCCTGAATTCGGATTCGCGCTATCAGGTCAGCGCCTCCGGGCCGTTGCTGGAGAAACAGCCGTTCACCGCTTTTCTCGACAACCGCCTGGTGCTGGTCGGCGGAGGGCAGGAAGGAGTACAAAAGATCGTTGTCGCCGGACCGCAGGATCACTATCTGGAAGTCAAAACCGCGTTGACCCAGGGCAAACAGATCGAGGAGGCGACCCTCCACTTCCAGCATGACGAAGACAACGCCTGGAAGTTAACCTTGAAAGGGGAACGTTTTCAATTCGGCAGTTATCGGACGCCGATGATCAAACCGGAAAGTTCGCCCGATGACGACCCGCAGGCCGAGGCCGTTGCCGCCTTCCTGACCAAACTGGCGGCAACGGAAGAAGGCGAGCAGATGTTTGACAGCCTGCTGCGGGATTTTCTGGAACTGCGGTTGGGTGATGGTTGGCAGGATCTGCAAGGAGCCATTCAAACCTGGCTGAATGAATAG
- a CDS encoding PilZ domain-containing protein, translated as MKFQRYFKSGQQLLLRVLNKTRQDGRTELISATVVASESDTLILTLPYGEDADNQYPFEAGHEFEITTDALGLGVRAKGRFFKKIGTSRFALKLEPELEMFQRRISQRYDCSLGIRFSRAAKTLQTMRGIWEKNLEVLSSPEAPLVFDGFRKTRVNISSGGIRLTIKPPANQGELCLILIALDDGKPPVCTIAEIVWTCMQDETAMTAGMRFINILCDDQQRIEDFINSQKPK; from the coding sequence ATGAAATTCCAACGATATTTTAAATCTGGCCAGCAACTGCTGCTGCGGGTTCTGAATAAAACCAGACAGGACGGTCGCACCGAACTGATTTCCGCCACAGTGGTCGCATCGGAAAGTGATACTCTCATCCTCACCCTCCCCTACGGTGAGGATGCCGACAACCAATATCCCTTTGAAGCCGGCCATGAGTTTGAAATCACAACCGATGCCCTGGGCTTAGGAGTCCGGGCCAAAGGGCGGTTCTTTAAAAAGATCGGTACCAGCCGTTTTGCCCTGAAACTGGAGCCGGAGTTGGAAATGTTCCAACGCCGGATCAGCCAGCGCTACGACTGCTCCCTGGGAATCCGTTTCAGCAGAGCGGCCAAAACCCTGCAGACCATGCGTGGTATCTGGGAGAAAAACCTCGAAGTCCTTTCCAGCCCGGAGGCGCCGCTGGTTTTTGATGGGTTCCGCAAAACCCGCGTCAATATCAGCTCGGGCGGGATTCGCCTGACCATCAAACCGCCTGCCAACCAAGGGGAACTCTGTCTTATCCTGATCGCCCTTGATGACGGAAAACCGCCGGTCTGCACAATCGCTGAAATCGTCTGGACCTGCATGCAGGACGAAACCGCAATGACTGCGGGGATGCGCTTCATCAATATTCTGTGCGATGATCAGCAGCGGATCGAGGATTTCATCAACAGTCAAAAACCAAAATAA
- a CDS encoding class II fructose-bisphosphate aldolase, whose translation MSKAVSYKELGLVNSREMFRKAVDGGYAIPAYNFNNLEQLQAIITACVETRSPVIIQVSKGARNYANETMLRYMAMGAVEMAKELGADIPIVLHLDHGDSFELCKSCIDSGFSSVMIDGSHLSYDENVALTKQVVEYAHQHDVTVEGELGVLAGIEDEVVAEKSSYTQPDEVEDFVKKTGVDSLAISIGTSHGAYKFKLKDGEEVPPLRFDILAECEKRIPGFPIVLHGASSVIPEYVALINQYGGKMEGAVGVPEDQLRKAAASAVCKINIDSDGRLAVTAKVREYLANDPAEFDPRKYLGAARKELIALIKHKNEAVLGSAGKA comes from the coding sequence ATGAGTAAAGCGGTCAGTTATAAAGAGCTGGGGCTGGTCAACTCTCGGGAGATGTTTCGCAAGGCCGTTGACGGCGGTTATGCAATTCCTGCTTACAATTTCAATAATCTTGAGCAGCTTCAGGCCATTATAACCGCCTGCGTGGAAACCCGCTCCCCGGTGATTATTCAGGTGAGCAAAGGAGCCCGTAATTATGCCAACGAAACCATGCTGCGCTACATGGCCATGGGCGCCGTTGAGATGGCCAAGGAACTGGGGGCGGATATCCCGATCGTGCTGCATCTGGATCATGGTGATTCCTTTGAACTCTGCAAAAGCTGCATCGATTCCGGATTTTCGTCAGTGATGATCGATGGCTCTCATCTGTCTTACGATGAAAATGTCGCCCTGACCAAGCAGGTGGTTGAGTATGCCCATCAGCATGATGTGACCGTGGAAGGGGAGTTGGGGGTTCTGGCTGGGATCGAAGATGAGGTCGTGGCTGAAAAATCCTCCTATACCCAGCCTGATGAAGTTGAGGATTTCGTCAAGAAAACCGGCGTGGATTCCCTGGCGATCTCTATCGGCACCAGCCACGGTGCCTACAAATTCAAACTCAAAGATGGTGAGGAAGTGCCGCCGTTGCGGTTTGATATCCTGGCCGAATGTGAAAAGCGGATTCCGGGCTTTCCCATTGTCCTGCACGGGGCCTCGAGCGTTATCCCCGAATACGTCGCTCTGATCAACCAGTATGGCGGCAAGATGGAAGGGGCGGTTGGCGTCCCGGAAGATCAGCTGCGTAAAGCCGCCGCCAGTGCCGTCTGCAAGATCAACATCGATTCCGATGGCCGGCTGGCCGTGACCGCCAAGGTGCGCGAGTATCTGGCTAACGACCCGGCGGAATTCGATCCGCGCAAATACCTGGGTGCGGCCCGCAAGGAACTGATTGCGCTGATCAAGCACAAGAATGAGGCGGTGCTCGGCAGTGCCGGCAAAGCCTGA
- a CDS encoding THUMP domain-containing class I SAM-dependent RNA methyltransferase gives MQCLERLVVPKENLYFAIIAPGFEPICAGELSALGIVPEQIEPGGVSFRGGLRELYLANLWLRSASRILVRLGDLTARDFPTLYQRLVRLPWGRFVKPGQACDFKVSCRNSRLTHSGRIADTCREAMAKALGGSCQEAEARLAVFIRLIDDRCTVSVDSSGALLHRRGYRQAHGAAPLRETLAAGCLLACGYDGSRPLLDLMTGSGTFAIEAALIAQNRAPGATRSFAFMAWPKYRAGLWQQLLEEAHSKARVRPAAAIIGVDNNPKVLAAAQLNLVQSELQEVVELRCCDMRDVEPPAADGLLICNPPYGERLGKNASLSGFYAQLGQLYAQRFSSWRGAILCPDNRLIRASGIAWETLLQTVNGGIKVSLFGKR, from the coding sequence TTGCAATGCTTGGAGCGACTGGTGGTCCCCAAAGAGAATCTGTATTTTGCAATTATAGCTCCCGGTTTTGAGCCGATCTGCGCTGGTGAACTCAGTGCGCTCGGGATCGTACCGGAGCAGATAGAACCGGGAGGGGTCAGCTTTCGTGGCGGACTGCGCGAACTTTACCTGGCCAATCTCTGGCTGCGTAGCGCCTCGCGGATTCTGGTCCGTCTTGGTGATTTGACCGCGCGCGATTTTCCGACCCTCTATCAGCGCCTGGTGCGTCTCCCCTGGGGGCGTTTTGTCAAGCCCGGCCAGGCCTGTGACTTCAAGGTTTCCTGCCGAAATTCACGACTGACCCATAGCGGTCGCATCGCCGACACCTGCCGTGAGGCCATGGCCAAGGCCCTGGGGGGCTCCTGCCAGGAGGCCGAGGCACGGTTGGCGGTTTTTATCCGCTTGATCGATGATCGTTGTACGGTTTCCGTGGACAGTTCCGGGGCTTTGCTGCATCGCCGCGGCTATCGGCAGGCTCATGGCGCGGCTCCACTGCGAGAGACACTGGCGGCCGGCTGTTTGCTGGCCTGCGGCTATGATGGCAGCAGGCCTTTGCTCGACCTGATGACCGGTTCGGGCACCTTTGCCATCGAGGCTGCGCTGATTGCCCAGAATCGGGCGCCGGGGGCAACCCGGAGCTTTGCCTTTATGGCTTGGCCAAAGTATCGTGCCGGCCTGTGGCAGCAGCTTCTGGAAGAGGCGCACAGCAAAGCCAGGGTGCGTCCTGCGGCCGCGATTATCGGCGTTGATAACAACCCGAAAGTGCTTGCGGCGGCCCAACTCAATCTGGTGCAGAGCGAGCTGCAAGAGGTGGTGGAACTGCGTTGCTGCGATATGCGTGACGTTGAGCCGCCGGCAGCTGACGGGTTGCTGATCTGTAACCCGCCTTATGGTGAGCGACTGGGGAAGAATGCTTCGCTCAGCGGTTTCTATGCGCAGCTGGGCCAGCTTTACGCGCAGCGCTTCAGCTCCTGGCGGGGTGCAATCCTGTGTCCCGACAACCGGTTGATCCGTGCCTCGGGAATAGCTTGGGAGACTCTCCTGCAAACCGTCAATGGCGGTATCAAGGTTTCGCTCTTTGGCAAGCGTTAA
- a CDS encoding ChaN family lipoprotein translates to MSFRRLLILTVAAVSLTACTSQLPLGDPELPYPPAREPVVGEILHLPTGVYVSEQTLLDHAVRERVVFVGETHDNPASHRLERIILTALQEHNPGNVTLAMEMFVPSQQQVLDRWSAGKLSEKEFLKEVNWYGTWSMNFAFYRPLLQYCREHHIKILALNAEQDVKKLVSHNPIEDLPEAVREKLPEMDFNDPYQRAMVEATFKDHAMGSAMLASFQRVQTLWDETMASNLADYLKKTPSTHQVEVIAGGNHVRYGFGIPRRMFRRAPASYLLVGSNEIDIPADKQDRLMNVVKPDYPMPPYHFVMYTRYEDLPTPGVKLGVMFEPGAKGLTVQGVLPGSAAAAAGVESGDILIGIDDSPISEPFDLIYALQQKQIGDSVQLKLLRADREQLKEVRFSPASQQPHGSK, encoded by the coding sequence ATGTCATTTAGACGTCTGCTCATTCTGACCGTGGCCGCGGTGTCATTGACCGCCTGCACGAGCCAACTCCCGCTGGGCGATCCGGAGCTCCCCTATCCACCGGCACGGGAACCCGTGGTCGGCGAGATCCTCCACCTGCCGACCGGAGTCTATGTCAGCGAGCAGACCCTGCTTGACCATGCCGTCAGGGAGCGCGTCGTCTTTGTCGGCGAAACCCACGACAATCCGGCTTCACATCGGTTAGAAAGAATAATCCTGACCGCCCTCCAGGAGCACAATCCGGGCAATGTCACCCTGGCCATGGAAATGTTCGTCCCCTCTCAGCAACAGGTGCTGGACCGCTGGAGTGCCGGAAAGCTGAGCGAAAAGGAATTTCTTAAAGAAGTAAACTGGTACGGTACCTGGAGCATGAACTTTGCATTTTACCGCCCCCTGCTCCAGTACTGCCGGGAACATCACATCAAAATTCTCGCCTTGAATGCGGAGCAGGACGTCAAGAAGCTGGTCAGTCACAATCCGATTGAGGACCTCCCCGAAGCAGTCCGCGAGAAACTACCGGAGATGGACTTCAACGACCCATACCAGCGCGCCATGGTCGAAGCAACGTTCAAGGATCACGCCATGGGCTCAGCCATGTTGGCAAGCTTTCAGCGGGTACAGACCCTCTGGGACGAAACCATGGCCAGCAACCTGGCCGACTACCTGAAAAAAACGCCTTCTACCCACCAGGTAGAAGTCATTGCCGGTGGCAACCATGTCCGCTACGGTTTCGGCATTCCACGACGGATGTTTCGCCGGGCTCCGGCCAGCTACCTGCTGGTCGGCTCCAACGAAATCGATATTCCGGCCGACAAACAGGATCGGCTGATGAATGTGGTCAAACCCGACTACCCGATGCCCCCCTACCACTTCGTCATGTATACCAGATATGAGGATCTGCCGACCCCGGGAGTTAAACTGGGGGTCATGTTCGAACCGGGTGCAAAAGGGCTGACCGTACAGGGCGTCCTGCCCGGCTCCGCGGCAGCAGCGGCCGGCGTGGAGTCGGGTGATATTCTGATCGGCATCGATGACAGCCCGATCAGCGAGCCCTTCGATCTGATTTATGCCCTGCAACAGAAGCAAATCGGGGACAGTGTGCAGCTTAAACTGTTGCGCGCAGACCGTGAACAGCTCAAAGAGGTTCGGTTCAGCCCGGCCAGTCAGCAGCCCCACGGCAGCAAATAA
- the thiC gene encoding phosphomethylpyrimidine synthase ThiC, translated as MTQLEMARQGQISDFMREAAAAENIDPEILRQRIAAGTAVICRNVKHNNGRPLAVGEGLRTKTNANIGTSQDDTSIDKELEKAKVAAAAGADALMDLSTGGPIDEIRQAIIAETDLCIGSVPLYQAACDAVLTQGKPIVDMTVEDIFAGVKKHLDDGVDFITVHCGVTRESVERMDREGRLMEVVSRGGSFTIEWMTHNNAENPLYEYFDRLLELVRPYDAVLSLGDGFRPGCLADASDRAQIQELILLGELTQRAQEAGIQVMIEGPGHVPLNQIEANIKLQKRLCHGAPFYVLGPLVTDIAPGYDHITAAIGGTLAAAAGADFLCYVTPSEHLRLPTIEDVHEGVMAARIAAHAADIVKGIPGAMEKDNAMAISRKKLDWEGQFAVAIDPEKARRLRAESGVDEAHGACTMCGALCAYKVMNERNEKKAI; from the coding sequence ATGACCCAGCTGGAAATGGCCCGTCAGGGACAGATCAGTGACTTTATGCGCGAGGCTGCTGCAGCCGAAAACATCGATCCGGAAATCCTGCGCCAACGGATTGCAGCTGGCACTGCCGTCATCTGCCGCAATGTCAAACACAATAATGGCCGTCCGCTGGCCGTCGGCGAGGGGTTGAGAACCAAAACCAACGCCAACATCGGCACCAGCCAGGACGACACCAGCATCGACAAAGAGCTTGAAAAAGCCAAGGTCGCAGCAGCGGCCGGCGCCGACGCCCTGATGGACCTGTCCACCGGCGGCCCCATCGATGAAATCCGCCAGGCGATCATTGCCGAAACCGATCTGTGTATCGGCAGCGTCCCGCTCTATCAGGCCGCCTGCGACGCAGTTCTGACCCAGGGCAAACCGATCGTTGATATGACCGTCGAGGATATTTTCGCCGGCGTTAAAAAGCACCTCGACGACGGAGTCGATTTCATCACCGTCCATTGCGGAGTCACCCGGGAATCGGTGGAGCGGATGGACCGGGAAGGCCGGCTCATGGAAGTCGTCTCCCGCGGTGGCTCATTTACCATTGAGTGGATGACTCATAACAACGCGGAAAATCCGCTCTATGAGTATTTTGATCGGCTGCTGGAACTGGTGCGCCCCTACGATGCCGTGCTCTCTCTCGGTGACGGTTTCCGGCCGGGCTGTCTGGCCGACGCCAGCGACCGGGCCCAGATTCAGGAACTGATCCTGCTCGGCGAATTGACCCAGCGGGCCCAGGAAGCCGGCATTCAGGTCATGATCGAAGGACCGGGACATGTCCCCCTGAACCAGATTGAAGCCAATATCAAGCTGCAAAAACGGCTCTGCCATGGAGCACCGTTCTATGTGCTCGGCCCATTGGTCACCGACATTGCGCCGGGCTACGATCATATCACTGCAGCCATCGGCGGCACCCTGGCCGCTGCTGCCGGCGCCGATTTCCTCTGTTATGTCACGCCCAGCGAACACCTGCGCTTGCCCACTATCGAAGACGTCCATGAAGGGGTCATGGCGGCCCGCATCGCCGCCCATGCCGCGGACATCGTGAAAGGGATCCCCGGCGCGATGGAAAAAGACAATGCCATGGCCATAAGCCGCAAGAAGCTGGACTGGGAAGGTCAGTTCGCAGTCGCCATTGATCCTGAAAAAGCTCGCCGTCTGCGGGCCGAATCCGGGGTGGATGAAGCACATGGTGCCTGCACCATGTGCGGAGCCCTGTGCGCTTACAAAGTCATGAATGAAAGAAACGAGAAGAAAGCGATCTGA